From a region of the Phaeodactylum tricornutum CCAP 1055/1 chromosome 4, whole genome shotgun sequence genome:
- a CDS encoding predicted protein — MPTHLSAEQKSAKMSEERAFLTKLLEAALKGDFEGLETSVKGYCRQHDNVHPSEVLLQFKDGKKRTAMHFACQSLPSSRNSKQVAPDQDIVYRILHSSWLQESARQKLIRFKDVEGLTPLMLAVQVGDPKLAEQRAAILLEVGDLSDSSCLSEAKPLSKLGLARSKAGATALHYAAGSGASSTAIKLIYERGHVALKTSSLQGGTPLHWACAVPPSKDFRETIKACLDCGADLNSSSTSNDSVSVIPPPLVMAIAAGNDAHAKCLLQESKLRSIDLMPTLSFALPGGVNVFHMAADMNLVGTLALLLELSRNPDYLEKQDAEGLTPLELAAKEDHLGCVLLLLPSPEIATEKDARLYIDQFKL, encoded by the exons ATGCCGACCCATCTTTCTGCCGAGCAAAAGAGCGCCAAAATGAGTGAGGAGCGCGCTTTTTTGACCAAACTACTGGAGGCGGCCCTGAAGGGTGATTTCGAAGGTCTCGAAACATCCGTCAAAGGTTATTGTCGGCAACACGACAACGTGCATCCGTCCGAGGTACTGTTGCAGTTTAAAGATGGCAAAAAACGTACTGCAATGCATTTCGCTTGTCAGAGTTTACCCAGTAGTCGAAACAGTAAGCAGGTAGCCCCTGATCAAGATATTGTTTACCGCATATTGCATTCGTCTTGGTTACAGGAGAGTGCTCGGCAAAAGCTTATCCGTTTCAAAGACGTGGAGGGCCTGACACCGCTAATGTTAGCGGTACAAGTTGGTGATCCGAAGCTTGCTGAGCAACGCGCTGCTATTTTGCTAGAAGTTGGTGATCTCTCGGACTCATCATGTTTGTCCGAGGCGAAGCCATTGTCAAAGTTGGGCTTGGCACGATCGAAGGCTGGTGCCACGGCGCTGCACTACGCTGCAGGGTCCGGGGCATCCTCTACTGCCATTAAGTTGATATACGAAAGGGGTCACGTCGCACTGAAAACGTCTAGCTTACAGGGTGGGACACCATTGCATTGGGCCTGTGCTGTTCCTCCTTCCAAGGACTTCCGAGAAACCATTAAAGCATGTCTAGATTGCGGAGCGGATTTGaactcttcttccaccaGTAACGACAGCGTCTCAGTGATTCCGCCGCCACTTGTCATGGCTATTGCTGCAGGAAACGATGCTCACGCAAAATGTCTATTACAAGAATCGAAGCTGAGATCTATCGATTTGATGCCGACCCTGTCTTTTGCACTTCCAGGCGGGGTCAACGTTTTTCACATGGCTGCGGATATGAATCTTGTGGGTACGCTTGCGCTCCTTTTGGAACTAAGCCGTAATCCGGATTACTTGGAAAAGCAAGATGCTGAAGGCTTGACACCACTGGAATTGGCGGCGAAAGAAGATCACTTGGGATGTGTTCTCTTGTTACTTCCAAGTCCGGAGATTGCAACGGAAAAAGACGCTAGACTCTACATTGATCAATTCAA ACTGTGA
- a CDS encoding predicted protein, with the protein MKRLFGRTKKLGAEQEQPTPLAGSGVVGTTRPRRDRQQSLLKEPEQGSMVACLEHKSQRGDVEPSSSYSLMKSNKSDNMPSAVNDVEAGAGGNEVTSKIPASNGLSDIFHRLRFSATSFTNATKDKVAASGTVANETVAPMQGPTSKQPTYEGFQGKMRYLATVVCGGWFVYVLLFAIMATGLAYGALNDGNFLDFVDWDKNINVAFVGNSYFFLNDIPRLVETIADGHVYQNSVLHSGGSLGGLLVTGNGMYPRWQTNEAILDSSYKNSYGNSMTLYDYGLCTVQQMLNGSDSNVTYLNQNYQNYLTYTTNQLSQNKVKWDYVVLVDQTKRMAIESAREDTTYALANFYAPLLKKTGAVPVVVDTHAFWSSNTNMTGLGDIPNFQKMIYNGVRDYVSVLSKHLPRKQTPIVAPIGIAYLTIYDEKPELYQQLFMDDGVHASFYGSYLLSIVIYTTVFGHLPSDQVSIPERIENLFANSRKLVYGESTAAFPSYDEAYYLRNVARRVVLGHHRPKSFQ; encoded by the exons ATGAAGCGCCTGTTTGGGCGGACGAAGAAGTTGGGCGCAGAACAAGAACAGCCAACTCCTTTGGCAGGCTCAGGTGTTGTGGGCACCACTCGGCCGCGTAGAGATCGACAGCAATCATTGTTGAAGGAACCTGAACAAGGGTCTATGGTAGCTTGTCTGGAACACAAATCTCAGCGGGGAGATGTGGAACCTAGCTCGTCATATTCTCTCATGAAATCGAACAAGAGCGACAATATGCCATCCGCAGTTAATGACGTCGAAGCCGGTGCAGGGGGAAATGAAGTTACGTCAAAGATTCCTGCTTCCAATGGTCTGTCCGATATTTTTCATCGATTACGCTTCAGTGCTACATCATTCACGAATGCAACAAAAGACAAAGTCGCAGCGTCGGGGACAGTCGCAAATGAGACTGTCGCCCCGATGCAAGGCCCCACGTCCAAGCAGCCAACGTACGAAGGCTTTCAAGGGAAGATGCGGTATCTGGCAACTGTTGTATGTGGGGGATGGTTCGTGTATGTGCTTCTTTTCGCCATTATGGCAACAGGGCTTGCCTATGGTGCTCTCAATGATGGAAATTTTCTTGACTTTGTTGATTGGGACAAAAACATAAACGTtgctttcgttggaaactCATATTTCTTCCTGAATGACATTCCGCGATTGGTGGAAACCATAGCCGACGGACACGTATACCAAAACTCAGTGTTGCATTCGGGAGGGTCTTTGGGCGGCCTCCTTGTCACTGGCAACGGCATGTATCCTCGGTGGCAAACCAACGAAGCAATTTTAGATAGCAGTTACAAGAACAGCTACGGAAATTCCATGACGCTCTACGACTACGGTCTTTGTACCGTCCAGCAAATGCTGAACGGGTCGGATTCAAATGTGACGTACTTGAACCAAAATT ATCAAAACTATCTAACATATACAACAAATCAACTCAGCCAGAACAAAGTAAAGTGGGATTATGTTGTATTGGTGGACCAGACCAAGCGTATGGCGATTGAGTCGGCAAGAGAGGACACAACGTATGCTCTGGCCAATTTCTACGCGCCGCTGCTGAAAAAGACCGGCGCGGTCCCAGTGGTTGTAGATACACATGCATTTTGGTCATCCAATACCAATATGACGGGCCTGGGAGACATTCCAAATTTTCAAAAGATGATCTACAACGGTGTTAGGGATTACGTTTCAGTTCTATCCAAGCATCTGCCGAGGAAGCAGACTCCCATTGTAGCTCCAATTGGCATTGCATATTTGACAATCTACGATGAAAAGCCAGAGCTCTACCAACAATTGTTCATGGATGATGGAGTGCATGCTTCATTCTATGGCTCATACTTGTTGTCAATCGTTATATACACAACAGTTTTCGGGCATTTGCCTTCGGATCAAGTTTCTATCCCTGAACGGATCGAAAATTTATTCGCTAACTCCCGGAAGCTTGTCTACGGGGAGTCCACGGCCGCCTTCCCTAGTTACGATGAGGCATATTATCTTCGAAATGTTGCGCGGCGTGTTGTTTTGGGACATCATCGACCAAAGTCGTTTCAATAA
- a CDS encoding predicted protein, whose translation MDDDESKVGNSNNEAHVEITSFNEALVRPIAPKTKKKRAFKKKNPAMGDTAFLRKRTANLLSITKQNSDNKEGALGGGMKVDRKTFHFLMDAWAFSGEIDAVEQASGLLSRMEELASWGNFNIEPDVRSYTKMINAISRSTAPSAGDEADAIFAKMEELYQTGSNRAARPNTYTYTAVIEAHAHSGARGSAKRAAEWCERMIDAYEPSPHNENKESSVRPTARAFNAAISAYAKSGEEGAAARAERLFDRMEELYETGVEEAKPNAFNFNSLITAWANCCEEGSAQRAEEILERMEYLYKQGDEKCKPTTISFNAVIDAYAKSGDEYAAQKAEEVLRHMEDLYGSGQNLDARPNVRSFNSVINAWAKSRNEEAAWKAQDMLDLMEKLYAKGNKEVRPDVHSFCTVINAWARSQQHGKAERALNLFREMKQLHEAGNKHLRPNTVAANAVMNACAYTSGDVHEQNRAVEIAHTILKELEQSPYGKPDQVTYGTFLKVCANQMPDCSTRNQVISVVFKKCQKTGQVGNFILQQLKAMASEETYMMLLGRGIHEDIQIADLPSEWWCNVVENRWRRRGN comes from the exons atggacgatgacgagagTAAGGTTGGCAATTCCAACAACGAGGCTCATGTCGAGATTACATCCTTCAATGAAGCCCTGGTCCGCCCTATTGcgccgaaaacgaaaaagaagcgcGCGTTTAAAAAGAAGAACCCGGCAATGGGTGACACTGCATTTCTACGCAAACGAACGGCTAATCTGTTGAGTATAACGAAGCAAAATTCCGACAACAAGGAAGGTGCCCTTGGGGGCGGTATGAAAGTTGATCGGAAGACCTTCCACTTCCTCATGGATGCTTGGGCATTTTCCGGAGAAATTGATGCTGTTGAACAAGCGAGTGGACTGCTGTCCCGTATGGAGGAATTGGCATCTTGGGGAAATTTCAATATCGAACCTGACGTTCGTTCGTATACCAAAATGATCAACGCCATCAGCCGTTCGACAGCCCCTTCTGCAGGGGACGAAGCCGACGCAATCTTTGCAAAAATGGAAGAGCTCTATCAAACAGGGAGCAACCGCGCGGCTCGTCCGAATACATATACCTATACTGCCGTAATAGAAGCTCATGCCCATTCCGGCGCACGGGGCAGTGCTAAACGAGCCGCAGAATGGTGCGAACGAATGATTGATGCGTACGAACCATCACCGCATAACGAGAACAAAGAATCAAGTGTCCGCCCAACTGCTCGTGCTTTTAACGCTGCAATTTCGGCATACGCCAAGTCAGGAGAAGAAGGAGCAGCGGCTCGAGCAGAACGCTTGTTTGATCGAATGGAAGAATTGTACGAGACGGGAGTTGAAGAAGCAAAACCCAACGCTTTCAATTTTAACTCGCTCATTACAGCATGGGCTAACTGCTGCGAGGAAGGTTCAGCACAGCGCGCGGAGGAAATTCTAGAGCGCATGGAGTATTTGTACAAGCAAGGAGATGAGAAATGTAAGCCGACAACAATATCATTCAACGCTGTTATTGACGCGTACGCGAAATCGGGTGATGAATATGCAGCGCAAAAAGCTGAAGAAGTTTTACGGCATATGGAAGATCTCTATGGATCGGGACAAAATCTTGACGCTCGTCCGAATGTAAGATCGTTCAATTCAGTCATCAATGCTTGGGCAAAAAGTCGAAACGAAGAGGCGGCTTGGAAAGCGCAGGATATGCTGGATTTGATGGAGAAGCTCTACGCTAAAGGTAACAAAGAAGTGCGACCAGATGTACACAGCTTCTGCACGGTAATTAATG CTTGGGCCCGGAGTCAACAGCACGGTAAAGCTGAGCGAGCCCTGAATTTGTTTCGTGAAATGAAGCAGCTTCATGAGGCTGGTAACAAGCACTTGAGACCGAACACGGTAGCAGCGAATGCGGTAATGAACGCGTGCGCGTATACGTCCGGAGATGTTCATGAACAGAACCGAGCGGTAGAAATCGCTCACACTATTTTAAAGGAACTGGAACAATCTCCTTATGGAAAACCGGACCAGGTGACCTACGGGACTTTTCTGAAAGTATGTGCAAATCAAATGCCGGACTGCAGCACACGCAATCAAGTTATTTCCgtcgttttcaaaaagtGTCAGAAGACGGGGCAGGTGGGGAATTTTATTCTACAGCAGCTCAAAGCCATGGCGTCAGAAGAAACATATATGATGTTGTTGGGTCGAGGGATCCACGAAGACATCCAGATAGCGGACCTCCCCTCCGAGTGGTGGTGTAATGTTGTCGAGAACCGGTGGAGGCGTCGTGGAAACTAA
- a CDS encoding predicted protein — MEKRGECDGKLEQLGRSAVVYGAHDLKRPFAFDSFTSEKVPTERLPHEMNSHCDKRAKREWYRNRALSCESSSSNDTAEVRVALDFADTDPLRSRNNASPTNPTQSTTYPVLSSSLDQSKGNNPRWILRRQTTSIGDASVSSIQTEASDVKPSSVVSKNHTHPHSVAMSPPCSGVVVVVQEGSAVEVTQSMENLTRHLEDWSIANVRALRGRNVGPSEMDATALHPTNHRQHRRQVKQAKSYIMRSLRRSSSNTHSMQTLEFPRTSGVNSSMKYDEG; from the coding sequence ATGGAGAAAAGAGGTGAATGCGATGGGAAATTAGAGCAGCTTGGAAGATCTGCGGTGGTCTACGGTGCTCATGATCTCAAGCGACCATTTGCCTTTGACTCCTTCACGTCCGAAAAGGTACCTACAGAAAGGCTTCCTCATGAGATGAACAGCCATTGCGACAAAAGGGCAAAGCGTGAATGGTATCGAAACCGAGCGCTTTCGTGTGAAAGTAGCTCAAGTAACGACACTGCGGAAGTGCGCGTAGCTCTAGACTTTGCTGATACAGATCCTTTGAGAAGCCGAAACAATGCTTCGCCCACAAATCCCACCCAAAGTACTACATACCCGGTGCTGTCATCTTCCTTGGATCAGAGCAAGGGCAATAACCCTCGCTGGATTCTGCGGCGTCAGACCACATCCATCGGGGATGCCTCGGTTAGTTCGATACAAACGGAAGCGTCCGATGTAAAACCCAGCTccgtcgtttccaaaaacCATACTCATCCGCATAGTGTAGCTATGTCACCGCCGTGTTctggtgtcgtcgttgttgtacAAGAGGGATCCGCAGTGGAAGTTACCCAATCAATGGAAAATTTGACGCGTCACTTGGAGGATTGGTCCATTGCAAACGTGCGAGCTTTACGAGGTAGGAATGTTGGTCCCTCGGAAATGGACGCTACTGCTTTACACCCCACCAACCATAGACAGCATCGGCGCCAAGTCAAGCAAGCGAAGAGCTATATTATGCGCTCTTTGCGGAGGTCAAGTAGTAATACACACTCGATGCAAACTTTGGAGTTCCCGCGTACAAGCGGTGTCAATTCATCAATGAAATACGACGAAGGATGA
- a CDS encoding proteasome beta subunit (Proteasome beta subunit (20s). The proteasome is a 26S (200 kD proteinase complexes; contains a 2OS (673 kD) complex composed of 28 subunits: 14 alpha-subunits and 14-beta-subunits; 20s)(swissprot: locus PSB6_ARATH, accession Q8LD27) gives MQSASMMVPEASYPGLKPGEVSTGTTIMAIPTAEGVVLGADSRVSTGTYVANRVSDKIAQMSDHIFACRSGSAADTQALTDYVKFYLQQLTVETGRPPRVKTAAHLMQRLCYENKDNLMAGVIVAGWDPVDGGSVYSIPLGGTCLKVPFALSGSGSTYIYGLVDSEYNDSLSLQDARTLVKKAISHAMARDGSSGGIIRTVAVTSEGNNRDYTPGNQLPFGPVGY, from the exons ATGCAGAGCGCCAGTATGATGGTGCCGGAAGCTTCCTATCCGGGCTTGAAACCGGGTGAAGTTTCGACAGGTACCACCATTATGGCCATTCCCACAGCGGAGGGTGTTGTTTTGGGAGCTGATTCACGCGTTTCTACGGGGACATACGTGGCCAACCGCGTTTCCGACAAGATTGCACAAATGTCTGATCATATCTTTGCCTGCCGTTCCGGAAGTGCTGCCGATACTCAAGCATTGACCGATTACGTCAAGTTTTACTTGCAGCAATTGAC TGTCGAAACAGGACGTCCTCCCCGTGTCAAGACGGCAGCACACCTCATGCAACGACTGTGTTACGAAAACAAGGACAATTTGATGGCGGGCGTGATTGTAGCGGGATGGGACCCGGTTGACGGAGGCTCTGTCTATTCTATTCCTTTAGGCGGCACTTGTCTAAAAGTTCCGTTTGCTCTGAGCGGCTCGGGATCAACCTACATCTACGGATTGGTGGATTCCGAATACAACGATAGCTTGTCTCTTCAGGATGCACGAACCTTGGTGAAGAAAGCTATTTCGCATGCCATGGCACGGGACGGTAGTTCGGGTGGTATCATCCGCACAGTGGCGGTAACGTCGGAGGGTAACAATCGCGACTATACGCCGGGTAATCAGCTACCCTTTGGGCCAGTCGGATATTAG
- a CDS encoding predicted protein, with the protein MTSARERSSSAGAGVPHQRDLPVSFHLAGDAQIDETISNGRMRANTAPSIVDEESDTVQHQEKQDIPEIPPSGSSEDEELKLAQTMALAIQNNPNLTRDEIRKLIQTTTGGTKPASLMSTNNGSETSGSAVLQPSLLIPGRLMSGFFQSDEAEKEGDNVSSGKDGKKKSFRFDGSLRERAKGRLSEIWTSSGANSNSIRGKEEGDIKDAQASGHSSLSSTTGRDNSSRSSFRKERNHVRSPPVSPLTTPMVIADDNKFKSIVSPASASMTTSKSVPIRMIGIAWKRRGGMGKYSANGAWERRRIELQGTKLLYYRTDGDTTYEQVSPSASRDDASLTASAVMPSMDDNNNPEGVVIARRQTWLESATSKAASSWVVNDQDHTTPRGHIDLAKEKATVNAAFGHSNAPSPFAISIKVRAETKWKLCFDYHRTQMEWLAALTDVVVQGSVDSYNSNILIAADPSNQTESALFHPPQVNHPPTDSNEPAVSRRLWMMESYTVSTTQNVDNDHSDSENEDDSESSSLDERDDDVEESVTISRGASDPMTLSASHTSIVEGAKKVLFIPERYLAFVSGIVNASLAYARASSTSTENFWYAVVVVNFCVLWCLVKEPDWRGMVSQPEMRSAQPSRCDKQQRRENTKRKAAAIEPKSTVTGRSTDPSAYIPMAGSTTVKLKHTTDLPVNDKNEVFAGWCDPPGNILAVRSHGYSLTKKKIPSPGSLYNCARVDIFESPSRYPDMALRVKLPSVDFKDDDRPKTWRTPDVLIVSIALPTDPPKLGRSSSDGGGYTVTCYFTMTQETRDILRRVTADDYDPSKENIDDIQKSTVNAVRLLEEWVRRAPTDPSWFSRFKVVPNAHNLKEIGMPAWISKYNGKPFLIKRPGTTGFIFEHPELSCLEFDVSLHPFPYIAKQAICFMKESYFKKVLVSFGFVIEGKSDDQLPECVIGCMQLCYPDPAHAISGASFFDGTSKRSFQ; encoded by the coding sequence ATGACGAGCGCGCGCGAGAGGTCCAGTAGTGCTGGCGCTGGTGTCCCCCACCAGCGTGATCTACCAGTTTCTTTTCATCTCGCAGGGGATGCTCAAATTGACGAGACTATTAGTAACGGTCGTATGCGAGCAAATACGGCACCATCGATAGTTGATGAAGAAAGTGACACAGTCCAGCACCAGGAAAAACAAGACATTCCTGAGATACCGCCTTCAGGGAGTTCGGAAGATGAAGAGCTGAAGCTGGCGCAAACAATGGCGCTTGCGATACAAAACAATCCCAATCTGACTCGAGATGAAATTCGTAAATTGATTCAGACAACTACAGGGGGTACCAAGCCAGCTTCTTTGATGAGTACTAACAATGGAAGTGAGACTTCTGGTTCGGCCGTCCTCCAGCCATCGTTGTTGATTCCGGGAAGGCTGATGTCGGGGTTTTTTCAATCGGACGAGGCCGAAAAAGAGGGAGATAATGTAAGTTCTGGGAAAGATGGTAAGAAAAAGTCGTTTCGATTTGATGGAAGCTTGCGTGAACGCGCCAAAGGAAGGCTTTCAGAAATTTGGACGTCGAGCGGGGCCAATAGTAATAGTATCCGTGGTAAAGAGGAAGGTGATATCAAGGACGCTCAGGCTTCCGGTCACTCTAGTCTTTCATCCACCACGGGCAGAGACAATTCGTCGCGGTCTTCTTTTCGTAAAGAGAGGAATCATGTACGATCTCCACCTGTCAGTCCCTTGACTACGCCAATGGTCATAGCTGACGATAACAAATTCAAGAGTATCGTTTCCCCTGCGAGTGCTTCGATGACGACAAGTAAATCCGTACCGATACGTATGATAGGAATTGCCTGGAAGCGGCGCGGCGGCATGGGAAAATACTCTGCAAATGGGGCCTGGGAGCGTCGTCGTATCGAGTTGCAAGGAACCAAACTGCTTTACTATCGGACCGACGGAGACACGACTTATGAGCAAGTTTCACCTTCAGCATCGCGTGACGATGCTTCCTTGACCGCCTCCGCCGTTATGCCGTCTATGGATGATAACAACAATCCAGAAGGTGTAGTCATTGCCCGTCGCCAGACTTGGCTTGAATCTGCTACTTCCAAGGCGGCCTCGAGTTGGGTTGTCAACGATCAAGACCACACTACTCCTCGTGGACACATTGATttggccaaggaaaaggcgacAGTGAATGCTGCCTTTGGGCATTCAAATGCACCTTCGCCCTTCGCCATCTCGATCAAAGTCCGCGCGGAAACAAAATGGAAATTGTGTTTCGACTACCATCGGACCCAAATGGAATGGTTAGCTGCGTTGACAGATGTAGTGGTTCAAGGCAGTGTAGACTCATACAATTCCAACATCTTGATAGCAGCCGATCCCTCGAACCAGACAGAATCAGCTCTCTTCCATCCGCCGCAGGTGAATCATCCTCCCACGGACAGCAACGAACCAGCTGTGTCGCGGCGTTTGTGGATGATGGAGAGTTACACAGTTTCTACAACGCAAAATGTAGATAATGATCACTCGGACAGTGAAAATGAAGACGATAGCGAATCTTCGTCCCTAGACGAAAGAGACGATGATGTGGAGGAGTCTGTCACAATTTCCCGGGGAGCATCGGATCCGATGACCTTATCGGCATCACACACAAGTATTGTTGAAGGAGCGAAGAAGGTACTTTTCATTCCCGAACGATATCTCGCTTTCGTTTCAGGAATCGTCAATGCATCATTGGCCTATGCTCGAGCGTCTTCCACTTCCACAGAAAATTTTTGGTACGCTGTTGTCGTCGTAAATTTCTGCGTTTTGTGGTGTTTGGTGAAAGAACCCGATTGGAGGGGCATGGTTTCTCAGCCAGAAATGAGAAGCGCTCAACCTTCGCGTTGTGACAAGCAGCAACGGCGTGAAAACACGAAGCGAAAAGCAGCAGCGATAGAGCCAAAGTCTACTGTAACAGGAAGATCAACGGATCCATCTGCTTATATACCCATGGCCGGATCAACAACAGTGAAGCTCAAGCACACAACGGATCTTCCCGTAAACGATAAAAATGAGGTTTTTGCTGGATGGTGTGATCCGCCAGGAAATATTTTGGCTGTTCGGTCCCATGGATATagtttgacgaagaagaaaattcCGTCGCCTGGTAGTCTCTACAACTGTGCAAGGGTGGATATATTTGAATCCCCAAGTCGGTATCCCGATATGGCGCTTCGCGTCAAACTCCCATCGGTGGACTTCAAAGACGATGACAGGCCGAAAACGTGGAGGACACCAGATGTTCTGATTGTCAGTATTGCTTTGCCAACGGACCCGCCCAAGCTTGGTCGGTCCAGCAGCGATGGAGGCGGATACACAGTTACGTGTTACTTCACAATGACACAGGAAACACGCGATATTCTACGTCGTGTTACGGCAGATGACTATGATCCTTCAAAAGAGAACATCGATGACATTCAAAAGAGTACAGTCAACGCTGTTCGACTACTAGAAGAGTGGGTTCGAAGGGCTCCAACGGATCCGTCATGGTTTTCTCGTTTCAAGGTTGTCCCCAATGCTCACAACTTGAAGGAAATTGGCATGCCGGCATGGATATCAAAATACAACGGTAAGCCTTTTTTGATCAAACGCCCTGGAACAACTGGTTTTATTTTCGAACATCCCGAGCTGTCTTGTTTGGAGTTTGACGTCTCGCTGCACCCTTTTCCGTATATTGCCAAGCAGGCGATATGTTTTATGAAGGAAAGCTATTTCAAAAAGGTTCTTGTCAGCTTTGGTTTTGTTATTGAAGGGAAAAGTGACGATCAACTACCGGAGTGTGTCATTGGGTGCATGCAGCTTTGTTATCCTGACCCAGCTCACGCTATCTCCGGGGCATCGTTTTTCGACGGCACTTCGAAACGATCTTTCCAGTAG
- a CDS encoding predicted protein produces MTGKKRKCLTMVAQNNYWYYQKWPGTSKAIGFLNFRVTVILAFLFCGWICFSAEANEEFTNFGNILEEDDVGTDPAFSHQREDHVFRLSSIESIVSLNHQTRNDPHGTSLVLLLIYTDSCHFSESILRTLSLASSLLDDFFATYSLHYSGSPPTVAKLQLDNIDPRTLYDNFGIEGGPKLLFIVSHAEDDKTYLLEFSGAHGSGLSIFERTLHLWYHAIVPLGDYGVVADQYVYLKPRRFESTDEIFSFLKEHRDGLLLHSVVNPMLPSTLTNQERIYVEWLMLEENDTESDDFVLLVQCQKYETDATVLYNIFNKVASSLAARRDRLFLTSKSCSMVDGAVQAWKIPRQHAHGSLWDKENFPRIDFVPKDDEPGEDLADFLTDVSTPSVLWFDRQTTAPIAFGVHRKVHACLFLNLHQVPPDVSSHAAPEPRTVLRQFRRACRIHRRTNRSRQRDLVCVIIPSLETRVLSTFGIDLWSLVDAQVLNSEGPNETEILPQLLITDQRHGGTQRFYLDRASLLASSTAISDFINSFWDGAGEPTVRSASDPTCGHCKRFSTIWNQLGTLLGYIGWESFLTLYQFDVTANDLPLSWNLTVKWVPDVYYLAPSGAKNSGNIQTNDWVCYEWNDVLDDGVGRISKALEIVDWVIHVGNFSDEELSSLLSDLDTHF; encoded by the exons ATGACGGGGAAGAAACGCAAAtgtttgaccatggtggCCCAAAACAATTATTGGTACTATCAAAAATGGCCTGGGACCAGCAAAGCAATTGGTTTTTTAAATTTCAGGGTAACTGTGATACTCGCTTTTCTCTTTTGTGGATGGATATGTTTCAGCGCTGAAGCGAACGAGGAGTTCACAAATTTCGGAAATATActggaagaagatgatgtCGGCACTGACCCTGCGTTTTCTCATCAACGCGAAGATCATGTCTTCCGCTTGTCGAGCATTGAAAGCATAGTATCATTAAATCATCAAACAAGAAACGATCCGCATGGTACTTCTTTGGTATTGCTCCTAATTTATACAGACTCGTGTCATTTTAGCGAGAGCATCCTACGGACACTTTCCTTGGCGAGCTCCCTGTTGGATGATTTCTTTGCCACGTACAGCCTTCATTATAGTGGATCCCCGCCTACAGTAGCAAAACTACAGCTTGACAATATCGATCCGAGGACCTTGTACGACAACTTTGGCATTGAAGGCGGGCCCAAGCTCTTGTTTATTGTGAGTCATGCAGAAGATGACAAAACTTATCTCCTTGAGTTCTCGGGGGCCCATGGTAGCGGTTTGTCTATATTCGAAAGAACGCTTCATCTTTGGTACCATGCTATTGTTCCACTAGGAGATTACGGCGTGGTGGCCGATCAGTACGTTTATCTTAAGCCAAGACGGTTTGAGAGTACGGACGAGATTTTTTCGTTCCTGAAAGAGCATCGAGACGGACTCCTTCTCCACTCCGTTGTCAACCCAATGCTTCCATCTACGTTAACCAATCAAGAAAGAATTTACGTCGAGTGGCTGATGTTGGAAGAGAATGACACCGAGTCGGATGACTTTGTACTTCTTGTTCAATGCCAAAAATACGAGACCGATGCTACCGTCCTCTACAATATCTTCAACAAAGTGGCAAGCTCATTGGCAGCTCGACGGGATAGGCTGTTTCTTACGTCGAAGAGTTGTAGTATGGTCGACGGTGCTGTACAGGCTTGGAAAATACCCCGTCAACATGCCCACGGAAGTTTGTGGGACAAAGAGAACTTTCCTCGTATCGACTTCGTACCCAAGGATGATGAACCTGGAGAGGACCTTGCCGACTTTCTCACTGACGTATCAACACCCTCCGTATTGTGGTTCGATCGACAAACAACCGCTCCAATCGCTTTCGGTGTACATCGAAAGGTCCATGCGTGCTTGTTTTTGAATCTTCACCAGGTTCCGCCGGATGTGAGCTCACACGCGGCACCAGAGCCACGCACAGTCCTTCGCCAATTCCGCCGTGCCTGCCGTATTCATCGACGAACCAACCGCTCCAGGCAGCGTGACTTGGTCTGCGTAATAATTCCAAGCCTTGAGACAAGGGTCTTGTCAACGTTTGGAATTGATTTGTGGTCTTTGGTTGATGCTCAAGTTTTGAACTCTGAGGGTCCGAATGAGACCGAAATTCTGCCTCAGCTGCTGATAACCGATCAGAGACACGGCGGAACGCAACGATTTTACTTGGATCGGGCTTCTCTGCTTGCTTCGAGCACAGCAATTTCAGATTTTATCAATAGCTTTTGGGATGGAGCGGGCGAGCCAACCGTGCGAAGTGCCAGTGA CCCCACTTGTGGGCATTGTAAACGATTTTCCACAATCTGGAATCAACTGGGAACCTTATTGGGTTACATCGGCTGGGAATCGTTTTTGACACTATATCAGTTCGACGTGACAGCGAATGATCTTCCACTCAGCTGGAATTTGACGGTGAAGTGGGTCCCCGATGTTTACTATCTGGCACCAAGCGGTGCGAAGAACAGTGGCAATATACAGACCAATGATTGGGTTTGTTACGAGTGGAACGATGTACTGGATGATGGGGTCGGACGCATATCGAAGGCGTTGGAAATTGTCGACTGGGTGATCCATGTTGGTAACTTCTCTGATGAAGAACTGTCCTCTCTCCTCTCGGACTTGGATACCCATTTCTAA